The DNA sequence CGATCAATGGTGGCAGAAGAGGCGTCAGAACATAGTTGAAGGGAGGATGCCCCCTCTCATTCGGAAAATGTACAACGAGTCATTGTCAAAGGGGAAGAGGTGGCCTGGTGAATTCAGGGACTTCTGGGGCCTGCCCCAGGATTTCATTTTCAAGGAGGGCTAATATGACAGGGTTTTCGTATCCAAGGGAAGTGATAAAGGATTTAATAGAGGGCAAATTGCCCTGGTTTGAGACAAAGTCGATAATCAGTGGTTACAAAGACGAGGATCGGTTTGACAAGTATATCGAGATACTACAGGAAAAAGTGCCATGGCAGGAGAAGATACTATTGCCTTTGACGGATGAGCTATATGTGGTGGAAAAGGGAGTGGATAGGGTTGTGAAATGCAGTTGCGGACACGAATTTGGGGACTATCGACAAAACTGGAAACTGAAGGCCCTAATCCATGTTCAAGATAGCAAAGAGGAAATAGAAGAACTGTACCCGTATCCCGGCGCACCGGACCCTGAATACTGTGAAATCAGGGAGTACTATTGCCCTGGCTGCCAAAGCCAGATTGCTGTGGAGACCGTTCCTTTCGGCTACCCAATGGTTTTTGATTTCCTACCCGATATAGACAGCTTCTACGCCGAATGGCTAGGAAAGCCGCTGGCAGCGAAGAAGGAGTTTAAGGACCTAACCTGCGAGTTCATCCGCCAGAACTGGCGCAAATGATGGAGAACAAGGTATCCCCCGATGCCTAGGAGTTGACCTGGGACGTAGCGAACGATCCCAGCGTCATCTTTGGCGGATTGGGAACAGTCGGTGCTTCGCAGCCGCCGCAGACCACCAATAGTATGGGTGGTTCGGATCAAACGATCTTGCTGCCGATGTTTTCGGGACATAGCGTTTGCCCAGGTATGACCAATACACCACGCAAGGGACTGTTGCCGAACCCTGCTGACAAGGCTAATCGAATGCGCTTCTACTCCGTCATCCAAATCTGACTCGGACATTCTCCAAGACTTGGGCAAAGGCAGTTGATCGGCCTTCGGCAAAGAAAGAATCCCCTCGAGCGCCCG is a window from the Chloroflexota bacterium genome containing:
- a CDS encoding acetone carboxylase subunit gamma — encoded protein: MTGFSYPREVIKDLIEGKLPWFETKSIISGYKDEDRFDKYIEILQEKVPWQEKILLPLTDELYVVEKGVDRVVKCSCGHEFGDYRQNWKLKALIHVQDSKEEIEELYPYPGAPDPEYCEIREYYCPGCQSQIAVETVPFGYPMVFDFLPDIDSFYAEWLGKPLAAKKEFKDLTCEFIRQNWRK